A section of the Candidatus Cloacimonadota bacterium genome encodes:
- the prmC gene encoding peptide chain release factor N(5)-glutamine methyltransferase, producing MRSPMYFDSVTQLIIYLSELFSKHKLSHPQSDAQLIVSHYTGIPRLELNLHAQDKLSKDQISHIIGASQRRTKHEPLQHIFGETCFMGFEFLVDPDVLIPRKETELLVEQVIKDNQESRSLLDIGTGSGNIAISIAKLCPDWDVEATDISKNALKVARNNATRNGVEVVFYHTDLYQGISKCYDIIVSNPPYVSERDYLELSPEVRVFEPRLALLAKEEGLFFFRRILQEGAKHLNPDGLVYFEIGHNQSNRIMDLAAELNYRVVDIYKDYQQFDRIVKLGKLNPILEKVCHLDWRKSYGSKSFVMERSHHGLTLNTKSYMLYHYQ from the coding sequence ATGAGAAGCCCCATGTACTTTGATTCTGTCACTCAACTAATTATATACTTATCAGAACTTTTCTCTAAACATAAACTGAGCCATCCGCAATCTGATGCTCAATTAATAGTTTCCCACTATACCGGTATTCCCCGTTTGGAGTTAAATTTACATGCTCAAGACAAGCTATCAAAAGACCAGATCTCTCATATTATCGGAGCGTCACAACGAAGAACAAAACACGAACCTCTGCAACACATTTTTGGAGAGACCTGTTTTATGGGGTTTGAATTTTTAGTTGATCCGGATGTGCTAATTCCTCGAAAAGAAACGGAGTTGTTAGTAGAACAGGTAATTAAAGATAACCAAGAAAGCAGATCATTGCTGGATATTGGTACCGGATCAGGTAACATTGCCATTTCTATCGCGAAACTCTGTCCCGATTGGGATGTTGAAGCCACTGATATATCTAAAAATGCTCTAAAAGTTGCCCGGAATAATGCTACTCGTAATGGGGTTGAAGTTGTTTTTTATCATACTGATCTCTATCAGGGAATAAGTAAATGTTACGATATAATCGTTTCCAATCCGCCCTATGTTTCGGAAAGAGATTATCTGGAACTTTCTCCTGAAGTAAGGGTCTTTGAACCTCGATTAGCTTTATTAGCGAAGGAAGAAGGGTTGTTTTTCTTTCGCAGGATCCTGCAAGAAGGAGCAAAACATCTAAATCCCGACGGTTTGGTCTATTTTGAGATCGGTCATAATCAAAGTAATAGAATTATGGATCTTGCAGCAGAATTGAATTACAGAGTTGTTGACATTTATAAGGACTATCAACAGTTTGATCGTATAGTGAAATTAGGCAAACTAAATCCTATATTAGAAAAAGTTTGTCATCTCGACTGGAGAAAGAGTTACGGTAGTAAGTCTTTCGTAATGGAGAGATCTCATCACGGACTCACATTAAATACGAAATCATACATGCTATACCATTATCAGTGA
- the murA gene encoding UDP-N-acetylglucosamine 1-carboxyvinyltransferase: MEKLIIEGGKKLSNEIKVSGAKNAVLPLMASSLLTGGVCKIYNVPVLNDIKMMAHLMRIIGSRVDFENSVLTIDSSHCSYYEAPYELVSKMRASIYVLSPLLARFGQAKVSLPGGCAIGARPIDLHLMALEKMGAEIKIEHGYINASVKRLKGCDILFDKASVGATVTVLLAAVKSDGITKITNAALEPEIGAVIDFLQAMGADISGKGTTELTVKGVEKLSPAETTVIPDRIEAGTFLIAGAITKSDVKIVRLAPEHLGALLEKLEQTGCNIEKGEDWIRLVMEKHPLPVDIITKPYPGFPTDLQAQFTSLMCLAEGTSIVEETIFSERYHHIPELNRLDADITLEGNKAYIKGVSQLSGAEVMATDLRASAALVLAGLAAQGETTISRVYHLDRGYEKMEHKLNKAGASIKRFNI, translated from the coding sequence ATGGAAAAGCTGATCATTGAAGGTGGTAAAAAACTTAGTAATGAAATTAAAGTTAGTGGAGCAAAAAATGCTGTGCTTCCTCTAATGGCATCCTCACTACTGACTGGTGGTGTTTGTAAGATCTATAATGTTCCGGTGCTTAATGATATCAAGATGATGGCACATCTTATGAGAATAATCGGTTCCAGAGTTGATTTTGAAAATTCTGTTCTCACGATAGATAGTAGTCATTGCAGTTATTACGAAGCTCCCTATGAATTAGTAAGCAAAATGAGAGCATCTATCTATGTTCTAAGTCCACTACTTGCCAGATTTGGTCAGGCAAAGGTATCTCTTCCTGGTGGTTGTGCTATTGGAGCACGCCCTATTGATCTTCATCTAATGGCATTAGAGAAGATGGGGGCAGAGATAAAAATTGAACACGGATACATAAATGCTTCAGTAAAACGGCTTAAAGGTTGTGATATCTTATTTGATAAAGCGAGTGTTGGTGCTACAGTAACAGTTTTATTGGCTGCTGTTAAGTCAGATGGAATAACTAAAATCACTAATGCTGCCTTAGAACCTGAAATTGGCGCTGTAATAGATTTTCTCCAAGCAATGGGAGCAGATATTTCCGGTAAAGGGACAACCGAATTAACTGTGAAAGGAGTTGAAAAACTATCACCTGCTGAGACAACTGTTATTCCGGACAGAATAGAAGCTGGAACTTTCTTAATTGCCGGAGCAATAACAAAAAGTGATGTTAAGATCGTTAGATTAGCTCCGGAACACTTAGGTGCACTACTAGAAAAGCTGGAGCAGACCGGATGCAATATTGAGAAAGGAGAGGACTGGATAAGATTGGTTATGGAGAAACATCCTTTACCGGTTGATATAATCACTAAACCCTATCCCGGATTTCCAACAGACTTACAGGCGCAGTTCACTTCGCTGATGTGTTTAGCAGAGGGAACTTCTATTGTTGAAGAGACGATTTTCTCTGAAAGATACCATCATATTCCTGAACTTAATAGATTGGATGCTGATATTACTTTAGAGGGCAATAAAGCTTATATAAAAGGGGTTTCTCAGTTGAGCGGGGCAGAGGTTATGGCTACAGATTTAAGAGCCAGTGCTGCTCTTGTTTTAGCAGGATTAGCAGCTCAGGGTGAAACTACTATTTCTCGTGTTTACCATCTCGATCGTGGTTATGAAAAGATGGAACACAAATTAAATAAAGCTGGTGCTTCCATCAAAAGATTCAACATATAG
- the thyX gene encoding FAD-dependent thymidylate synthase — translation MIVKIAGYNIDKSLIDKLNLPQKATPETISAAYARISRSKKTVSELRQDAIKEVEKARQSNEKIIFDMGHSSIAEHAVFNFDIIGISRYLTEYIQKSRLASFTEKSQRYVTWESNYYTPPELANSKLKDTFQKKVTTLFDLYKELFETANSFYKKNSPELSPRKREEMAKEDARYVLPLATETQMGVTINARSLENLLRRLANLELTEAKTLYDALIAQVKELTPSLIRYIEPDLYKKNLNCLGKNFRSASETDSLTYPVKTKVKVLTTDAEELILASFLFQENPQDLSNLINKIKKISASEIERLFSCIFQDMKAYHQAPKNFELVECMVQTSISASCFAQLKRHRMATIIRSNYQPRYGYVIPPIFNKTGSAKHISKILAELATLYEDLEKKKKDLGSYILTNAHRINLLFKTNLREMYHFSRLRSDSHAQWEIRELSLDIDQELLKMLPNAAKLLMGKDRFQYQ, via the coding sequence ATGATAGTAAAAATTGCCGGTTACAACATAGATAAATCATTGATAGATAAACTAAATTTGCCGCAAAAGGCAACTCCTGAAACGATCTCAGCAGCTTATGCCCGGATAAGTAGAAGCAAGAAAACTGTCTCGGAATTGAGACAGGATGCTATTAAAGAGGTCGAAAAAGCTCGACAATCAAATGAGAAGATCATCTTCGATATGGGACACTCATCCATAGCTGAGCATGCTGTCTTTAATTTCGATATAATTGGTATATCTCGTTATCTGACCGAATATATCCAGAAGAGCAGATTGGCTTCTTTTACAGAAAAATCACAACGATATGTTACTTGGGAGAGTAATTACTACACACCTCCAGAACTAGCTAATTCCAAGTTAAAAGATACATTTCAAAAAAAAGTAACAACTCTTTTCGATCTATATAAAGAACTTTTTGAAACCGCTAATTCCTTCTACAAAAAAAACTCTCCTGAATTGAGCCCTAGAAAACGGGAAGAGATGGCTAAAGAGGATGCCCGCTATGTTTTGCCACTCGCAACAGAAACACAAATGGGTGTGACCATAAATGCCCGTAGTTTGGAGAATTTGCTCCGCCGTTTAGCTAACCTTGAACTCACAGAAGCCAAGACACTTTATGATGCTCTCATAGCACAAGTTAAAGAACTCACCCCCTCTCTTATCCGCTATATTGAACCTGATCTTTACAAAAAAAACCTCAACTGTTTGGGAAAGAATTTCAGATCTGCTTCTGAAACCGATTCACTGACTTATCCCGTAAAAACCAAAGTGAAAGTACTAACAACAGATGCTGAAGAACTAATTCTCGCTTCTTTCTTATTTCAAGAAAACCCTCAAGATTTATCAAATTTGATCAACAAGATAAAGAAAATCTCGGCTTCTGAAATAGAAAGACTCTTTTCCTGCATCTTCCAAGATATGAAAGCATATCATCAGGCACCAAAGAACTTTGAGTTAGTAGAATGTATGGTTCAAACTTCTATATCCGCCAGCTGCTTTGCTCAACTTAAGAGACATCGTATGGCTACCATTATCCGTTCTAATTATCAACCTCGATATGGTTATGTTATACCCCCCATATTTAATAAAACCGGCTCTGCAAAACATATCAGCAAAATCTTAGCTGAGCTTGCTACTCTCTATGAAGATCTGGAAAAGAAGAAGAAAGACCTTGGCTCATACATTTTGACAAATGCTCACAGAATAAATCTCCTCTTTAAAACTAACTTGCGAGAGATGTATCACTTCTCGCGACTCCGCTCGGATAGCCATGCTCAATGGGAGATCAGAGAACTTTCTTTGGATATCGACCAAGAATTACTAAAAATGCTACCTAATGCAGCAAAACTCCTCATGGGTAAAGATCGCTTCCAGTACCAATAA
- a CDS encoding GDP-mannose 4,6-dehydratase, which translates to MNILVTGGAGFIGSHLIEKLLKLNHDVICLDNFNDFYDPKIKRNNIENSLQSNSSFILLEGDIRDKGFLESIFSDNNFDIVVHLAAMAGVRPSIINPELYYDVNLTGTLYLLEKCKERGIKKFIFASSSSVYGNNKKIPFAESDFVDNPISPYAASKKSGELICHCYHHLYQMSIVCLRYFTVYGPRQRPDLAIHKFARLMLAGKPIPLYGEMSSRRDYTYIADIIDGTLKAIDYVTENNCFDIFNLGGSKAISLSEMINCLENTLGIKALIEHLPAQEGDVWQTYASIVKSQNILGYKPNTEFSEGIRLFIEWLKKQVEEKILDFIP; encoded by the coding sequence ATGAACATATTAGTAACAGGTGGAGCCGGATTTATCGGATCTCATTTAATTGAGAAGTTACTCAAGTTAAATCACGATGTCATCTGTCTCGACAACTTTAATGATTTCTACGACCCAAAGATCAAAAGAAACAATATAGAAAACTCTCTTCAAAGCAACAGTTCTTTTATATTGTTAGAAGGAGATATAAGAGACAAGGGTTTTTTAGAAAGTATATTTTCTGATAACAACTTTGATATTGTCGTTCATCTGGCAGCAATGGCTGGAGTAAGACCTTCTATAATCAATCCGGAACTATATTATGATGTAAATTTAACAGGCACTCTATACCTATTAGAGAAATGTAAAGAGCGCGGGATCAAGAAGTTCATCTTCGCCTCTTCATCTTCTGTTTACGGTAATAACAAAAAAATTCCTTTTGCTGAATCAGATTTCGTTGATAACCCCATATCACCTTATGCTGCAAGCAAAAAGTCGGGAGAATTGATCTGTCATTGTTATCATCATCTTTATCAGATGTCAATTGTCTGTCTCAGATACTTCACTGTCTATGGTCCAAGACAAAGACCTGATCTGGCTATTCATAAATTTGCCCGCTTAATGTTGGCGGGGAAACCAATTCCTCTGTATGGAGAGATGTCATCAAGAAGGGACTACACCTATATAGCTGATATCATTGACGGAACATTAAAAGCAATTGATTATGTAACGGAAAACAATTGCTTTGATATTTTTAATCTTGGAGGATCAAAAGCAATATCTCTCTCCGAAATGATAAATTGTTTGGAAAATACTCTTGGGATTAAAGCCCTGATAGAACATTTACCGGCTCAAGAGGGTGATGTATGGCAAACGTATGCTTCCATAGTAAAGAGTCAGAATATACTCGGATACAAGCCAAATACCGAATTTTCAGAAGGAATCAGATTATTTATTGAATGGCTGAAAAAACAAGTTGAAGAGAAAATTTTAGATTTTATACCTTAA
- a CDS encoding T9SS type A sorting domain-containing protein, with protein MKSIKQNLTMRFLLVVVVVLIASSINSIFAQTPILSVEPEELSFGEVELGETVVLSYTLTGSDLVSNVYLHSTMGYLISLDEETGYQQNLMIPEIEGEVSATIYVKFAPLFPRDYNGRVRNRTTGFPDQLVLLTGTGIIDGEDLPELTITPQSLYFGEVQIGDEAIQSYTLTGTNLISNVIVNAPLGYLLSLDEQGDFLPQLIIEPSDSELSEIIFVKFVPFFPREYNRRICHRTMGVMGEFLWVYGTGVLDAEFPPVLSVFPDSLYFGEVLVGDEAILSYNLTGENLLAEVLIRAPRGYLVSLDEDGEFLPILSIEPLEGNVSETVYVKFAPLYERNYFSAVRNRTIGIMGTPVRVRGVGVLEEPGSEPLLNVDTPITQKTDLIGNYPNPFNPDTNISYYLEEAGFVTIEIYNSRGQRVKTLVNGYADAGEQAVYWNGKDEANRDISSGIYFYRMKKGTFTSTKKMILMK; from the coding sequence ATGAAAAGTATTAAACAAAATTTAACAATGAGATTTTTGCTAGTAGTGGTAGTTGTTCTCATTGCTTCTTCTATCAACAGTATTTTTGCGCAAACTCCGATTTTGTCTGTAGAACCGGAAGAGCTATCTTTTGGTGAAGTTGAATTGGGAGAAACGGTTGTGCTTAGTTATACATTAACCGGTTCTGATTTGGTATCCAATGTATATCTTCACTCAACAATGGGTTATCTCATATCTTTAGATGAAGAGACCGGATACCAGCAAAATTTGATGATCCCTGAAATTGAGGGGGAGGTATCCGCCACCATCTATGTTAAATTCGCACCTCTTTTCCCGAGAGATTATAACGGTAGAGTAAGGAACCGAACAACGGGCTTTCCCGATCAACTAGTTCTTTTAACAGGAACGGGTATTATTGACGGAGAAGATTTACCCGAACTAACAATAACCCCTCAGTCACTCTATTTTGGTGAAGTACAGATCGGAGATGAAGCGATACAAAGCTACACTTTAACAGGTACGAATTTGATCTCTAATGTGATTGTTAATGCTCCTCTAGGTTATCTATTGTCTTTAGACGAACAGGGTGATTTTTTACCACAACTTATAATTGAACCTTCTGACAGCGAGTTATCGGAGATAATTTTTGTTAAGTTCGTACCATTCTTCCCCAGAGAATACAATAGAAGAATCTGCCACCGTACTATGGGTGTTATGGGAGAATTTCTCTGGGTTTACGGAACTGGAGTATTAGACGCAGAATTTCCCCCTGTTTTATCAGTTTTTCCTGATTCACTCTATTTTGGTGAAGTACTGGTCGGTGATGAAGCAATCCTCAGTTATAACTTAACCGGAGAAAATTTACTGGCTGAAGTGCTTATCCGTGCACCACGCGGCTATCTTGTATCATTGGATGAAGATGGAGAATTTCTCCCTATATTGAGTATTGAACCATTAGAAGGAAATGTTTCGGAAACTGTATATGTCAAATTCGCCCCACTATATGAGAGAAATTACTTTAGTGCTGTTCGCAATCGTACTATTGGAATAATGGGTACACCGGTTAGAGTACGTGGAGTAGGAGTTTTAGAAGAGCCAGGGTCAGAGCCACTATTAAATGTTGATACACCAATAACGCAGAAGACAGACCTGATTGGTAATTATCCTAATCCATTCAATCCGGATACTAACATTAGTTACTATCTTGAAGAAGCGGGTTTTGTCACAATCGAGATATATAACAGCCGTGGACAGAGGGTTAAAACACTGGTAAATGGTTATGCAGATGCTGGTGAACAGGCTGTTTATTGGAACGGAAAAGATGAAGCGAATCGTGACATAAGTAGTGGTATTTACTTTTATCGCATGAAGAAGGGCACATTTACTTCAACTAAGAAGATGATCTTGATGAAATAG
- a CDS encoding co-chaperone GroES produces the protein MKLQPIDDRIVVEVKDVMEKNVGGIIIPDTAKEKPQMGEVIAVGTDEELQKILKAGDKVLYGKYSGTEIDVENKKYIILSRNDVLAKIVE, from the coding sequence ATGAAATTACAACCGATTGATGACCGTATAGTAGTAGAGGTTAAAGATGTGATGGAGAAGAATGTTGGCGGTATCATCATTCCCGACACAGCAAAAGAGAAACCTCAAATGGGTGAGGTAATAGCAGTGGGAACAGACGAAGAATTACAAAAGATTCTCAAGGCAGGAGATAAGGTTCTATATGGCAAATACAGCGGAACTGAGATTGATGTAGAGAACAAGAAATACATTATCTTGTCCCGCAATGACGTATTAGCCAAGATAGTAGAATGA
- a CDS encoding response regulator: MSDKILVVDTNEDLLQSIQQLLELYKFEVDLAFSGKDALEKITLYNYDVVLSDIHLPDFNGLELLERIKFTINSEIPVILMTGMITIDIAVKSINLGAADFIKKPFNDSQIYKAILRQISKRKKDSYFNNYTRYLLGTNYSFEFTANDYIEFNITDFLVSHLIKLKEITPAVCNELSLCIEEMLSNAFIHGTFLIASSYKQMDHDEYNDLINQLLKDSEIKNKRVSVNISYRKKAKVVLITVTDQGNGFDFKSHDLEDEKNIFRGLSLIKIIADNVQFFNEGRTIRIEKKIGRKQKRALTVTQE, from the coding sequence TGATACAAACGAAGACCTATTGCAATCTATCCAGCAATTGTTAGAGTTGTATAAATTTGAAGTTGATCTTGCTTTTTCAGGAAAAGATGCCTTAGAAAAGATCACTTTGTATAATTATGACGTAGTTCTTTCGGATATTCATCTTCCTGATTTTAACGGCTTGGAACTCTTAGAACGCATTAAGTTTACAATTAACTCAGAGATCCCTGTAATTCTGATGACTGGAATGATAACTATTGATATAGCTGTTAAATCGATCAATCTTGGTGCTGCGGACTTTATCAAGAAGCCGTTCAATGATTCCCAAATATATAAGGCGATCCTGCGACAGATAAGTAAAAGGAAGAAGGATTCATACTTTAATAACTATACCCGGTATCTGTTAGGTACCAATTACTCTTTTGAGTTCACAGCTAATGACTACATTGAATTTAACATAACCGACTTTCTGGTTAGCCATCTGATCAAATTAAAGGAGATCACCCCGGCAGTTTGCAATGAGCTCTCTTTATGTATAGAAGAAATGCTCAGTAATGCCTTCATACACGGGACATTTCTGATCGCTTCTTCGTATAAGCAAATGGATCACGATGAATACAATGACTTGATCAATCAGTTATTAAAGGACAGTGAGATCAAAAACAAAAGGGTCTCTGTTAACATCAGTTATCGCAAAAAAGCCAAAGTTGTCTTGATCACAGTTACTGATCAAGGCAATGGATTTGATTTTAAAAGCCATGATCTGGAAGATGAAAAGAACATCTTTCGTGGCCTGTCTCTGATCAAGATCATAGCCGACAATGTGCAATTTTTTAACGAAGGAAGGACCATCAGGATCGAGAAGAAGATAGGCAGAAAACAAAAAAGAGCTTTGACAGTAACTCAGGAATAG
- the hisS gene encoding histidine--tRNA ligase, protein MAEKYSIPRGTFDILPDMSYKWQYVIEAFRNVARVYNYREIVTPIFENSGLFERSVGEVTDIVEKEMYKFSDKKGRIFALRPEGTAPVVRSFVENSLDKTGSLNKLYYVGPMFRYDRPQKGRYRQFYQYGVELIGSDNSYYDAEVISFAMQFFKTLGLTNYRLEINSIGCSNCSPKYDNILKEYFTEYKDQLCGDCQRRIVSNPKRLLDCKNESCIRIADKAPSILDYLDESCQKSFTEVKDYLDNLNINYVVNPRIIRGLDYYNKTAFEIITDSLGSQNALLGGGRYNTLIKDLGGPDLPAIGFAGGFERLLAVMEAEKLSFGEEPKPLVYIVSLGEKAATYALKICAELRNKGIAVEYDIDRTSLKGQMKAADRSSAEYTLIIGEDELANDMMTLKNMKDGTQQKQKASDLLKTLLTLKN, encoded by the coding sequence ATGGCTGAGAAATACTCAATTCCACGCGGTACTTTTGATATTTTACCGGATATGAGTTATAAATGGCAATATGTTATCGAAGCTTTTCGTAATGTAGCCCGAGTCTATAATTATCGAGAGATAGTAACACCCATATTCGAGAACAGCGGATTATTCGAACGTAGTGTCGGAGAAGTTACCGATATCGTAGAAAAAGAGATGTATAAGTTTAGCGATAAAAAAGGGCGAATATTTGCTCTGCGTCCTGAAGGTACTGCACCGGTAGTACGAAGTTTCGTAGAAAATAGTCTCGATAAAACCGGAAGTTTAAACAAATTGTATTATGTGGGTCCTATGTTTAGATATGACAGACCACAAAAAGGAAGATACCGTCAATTCTATCAATATGGCGTGGAATTGATCGGTTCTGATAACTCTTATTATGATGCTGAAGTTATCTCTTTTGCAATGCAATTTTTTAAAACTCTCGGTCTGACAAATTACCGCTTGGAGATCAATAGCATAGGTTGCAGTAATTGCTCACCAAAATATGATAACATCCTCAAAGAGTATTTTACTGAGTATAAAGACCAACTCTGTGGTGATTGCCAAAGACGAATCGTCTCAAATCCTAAAAGATTGCTCGACTGTAAGAATGAGAGTTGTATCAGGATAGCTGATAAGGCACCTTCAATCCTGGATTATCTCGATGAATCGTGCCAAAAGTCTTTTACTGAAGTTAAAGATTACTTGGATAATTTGAATATCAATTATGTCGTCAATCCACGCATTATCAGAGGGTTGGATTATTATAATAAAACGGCTTTTGAAATCATAACCGACAGTCTTGGTTCTCAAAATGCTCTGCTCGGTGGCGGTAGATACAATACCCTGATCAAGGATCTAGGAGGACCCGATTTACCGGCTATCGGTTTTGCCGGTGGTTTTGAAAGACTATTGGCTGTCATGGAAGCAGAAAAACTTTCTTTCGGTGAAGAACCGAAACCTTTGGTTTATATTGTCTCGCTTGGTGAAAAAGCAGCAACTTACGCACTGAAAATTTGTGCTGAGTTGCGTAACAAGGGTATTGCTGTCGAATATGATATTGATAGAACTTCATTAAAGGGACAGATGAAAGCTGCTGACCGGTCTAGTGCAGAATATACTCTGATCATTGGAGAAGATGAACTGGCTAATGATATGATGACTTTGAAAAATATGAAGGATGGAACCCAGCAAAAACAAAAAGCAAGTGACCTGTTGAAAACTCTTCTAACTTTAAAGAACTAA